GGCGAAGCCGTCGCCCCAGGACTGGTGTTTGGAGGCGATGATGAAGGCGCCGGCCGGCAGCCGCTCGCGACCACGCACCTGGAGGGTGATTCCGGCAAAGACGCGCATGGCCTGAACCATCCGCTTCACATAGCGACGGATGACCCAGGCGGTGGCCTCGCGGCCGGGCGTCAGCGCCGCGAAGGCCGCCGTCAGGCCGTAGAAGATCGACAGGGCCCAGTAGGCGACGTTGAAAGCAAAGCTTCGCATGGGGGGACTATGGCACGCTTTGCGTGCGCGTCTCGCCTTATCAGGCGGCGGCGGGGAGGCGTTCGCCGTTGGTGACCATGTTCCGGCCGCCGCGTTTGGAGGCGTAGAGGGCCTCGTCGGCGCGGTCGAGCAGCAGGGTGCCGCTCTCGCCGGGGCGGCGCTGGGCCAGACCCGCCGAGATGGTCACGGCGCCGAGCTCGTCATTGGTCGAACGGCGGCGCAGGGCGCGCGAGCCGATCTCCTCGCGGATGGCGTTGAGCGCCGCCTCAACCTGCAGGGCGCCTTCGCCCGGGAAGATGATCGCGAACTCCTCGCCGCCGTAGCGGGCGGCGACGCGCGGGTTCTTGGAGATACGGCCGATGACGCTGGCCACATAGCGCAGGACCTGGTCGCCGGTCTGGTGGCCCCAGGTGTCGTTGAAGCGCTTGAAGTGATCGATGTCGAGGACGGCGAGGGTGACGACGGAGTTGTCGGCCTCGGCCTGATCGCAGGCGCGCAGCAGCTCTTCGTCGAAGGCCTTGCGGTTGGCGAGATTGGTCAGGGCGTCGGTCATGGCGTCGCGGCGCACCTGTTCCAGGTGTTCGCGCAGGCGGGCCACTTCCTTGGTCGAGGTCTCGAGGCGGCGTTCGAGGGTCGCGTTCTCGCGCTGGACGCGCGAGGTGGCGTCGGTCAGGCCGCTGACCAGCTGTTTCAGATCGGCGGGGGCGGCGGCCTGTTCGATATTGGCGCCGGCCTCGGCCAGGGTCTCGCCATAGGCAGCCTGGGACTCACGGGCCTTGGCGATGGCGTCGGAGACGCTGGACAGTTCGCGGTTCAGCACGGCGCCGGCGTCGCGGATCTCTTCCGACAGACGGCCGCGCGGCAGGTATTCGGCGGCCAGCATCTCGGCCGTGCCTTCGGTGAAGGCGTCCTTGTTGCCCAGCAGGCGGGTGATCTCGCGGCCCAGCGGACCTTCGGGATCGCCGACATAGTGCAGCCACAGCTCGAAATTCAGCGGCGTCGGCCAGACGCCGGCGGTTTCCATCTCGGCCAGAGCGCGCCTGGCGAGTTGGAAGGCCTCCGGGCCTCGAAGCGCTGTTTCGACCTGACTGGCCATCAATATCCCCCGATATGTCTTCTGACATCGACGGGGGAGAGGTTAGCGGCGGTTCCGTAACGGCGAGTTAAGCGGCGCCGGAAAACGCCGATGTTCGTCCATTAATCAGCCGAAGGCTTCAGGCGCGGACCGGAACCGGGCGACGCAGGAAGGCCGGGATGTCGGCGCCGAAGCCGGAGCCTTCCCGGGCGGGCGGCAGTTCGCGGTCCTTCGAGGCGCCGGGACGATCGGCCTGACGCAGCTTGGGCTCGCGGGCCGGGCGGGCGTCCGAGGGCTCGGCTTCAGCCCTGGCCGCGGGGGCGACGGCTTCCACAGCGGTCTCGACCGGGGCTGCCTTGTCGGCGCCGCGGCCACGGCGGCTGCGCGTGCGGCGGGCCGGGGTCTCGTCGGAGTCAGCCTTGACGCTCGGGGCGGCCTCGACGGCGGGAGCGGCGACGGTCTCGACGACCTCGATTTCGGCGGCTTTCTCGCCACGCGGGGCGCGACCATGGCTGGAGCCCCGACTTTCCGAACGGCCTTCGGAACGCTCCGAGGGCTTGGAGTCGCGACGACCGCCCAGGGCGGACCAGTCGATGTCCAGCTTCAGCTCTTCGGGCGCCATCTTGATCAGCTTCAGGACCTTGTCCAGACCCTTGTCGTCGGCCGGGGTCACGATCATGAAGGCCTGACCCAGCTTGCCCGCGCGGCCGGTGCGGCCGATGCGGTGGACATAGTCGTCGGCGTGGTGCGAGACGTCGTAGTTGAAGACGTGGCTGACGTCCGGGATGTCCAGACCGCGCGCAGCGACGTCGGAGGCCACCAGGATCTTGAGCGCGCCCGAGCGGAAGTCCGCCAGGGTCTTCGTACGCAGCGACTGGTCGAGGTCGCCGTGGATCGGCGCGGCGTCGAAGCCGTGCTGTTTCAGCGACTTGGCGACGACGTCGACTTCGGATTTGCGGTTGCAGAAGACGATGCCGTTGCGGACGTCCTCGCGGCCGACCAGCTCGCGCAGGGCGGCGCGCTTGGCCTTGGGGTCCGAGGTCGGGATGCGGACCAGATACTGGGTGATCGTCTCGGCCGTCTGGGCCGGACGAGAGGCCTCGATCCGGGTCGGATCCTTCAGGAAGGCCTGGGTCAGGCGGGTGATCTCGGGCGGCATGGTCGCCGAGAAGAACAGGGTCTGGCGCTTGGGCGGCGTCAGTTTGAAGATGCGCTCGATGTCCGGGATGAAGCCCATGTCCAGCATGCGGTCGGCTTCGTCGACGACCATCAGCTCGACGCCGGTCAACAGCATCTTGCCGCGCTCGAACAGGTCCAGAAGGCGGCCGGGCGTCGCGATCAGGACGTCAACGCCCTTGTTCAGCGCCGCGACCTGGTCGCCCATGGAGACGCCGCCGATCAGCAGCACCCAGCTGAGCTTGGTGCCCTTGGCGTATTTCTCGAAGCTCATCGCGACCTGGTCGGCCAGTTCGCGGGTGGGGGCCAGAACCAGGGCGCGGGGCATACGGGCCCGGGCGCGGCCCTTGGACAGCTTGTCGATGAGGGGGAGGGTGAAGGCGGCGGTCTTGCCGGTGCCCGTCTGGGCGATGCCCAGCACGTCGCGGCCGGCGAGGGCTACGGGGATGGCCTGGGCCTGGATCGGGGTCGCGGTCGTATAGCCGGTGTCGGCGACCGCTTGCAGGGTCGTGGGCGAAAGGCCCAGGTTTGCGAATTCTGTCATGAGTCCTTGGGAGTCAGGTGGCGCATCCAGCGTGGATGCGTGTGCGATGCGCGGAACCGCCCCTCGGTGGGCGAGCGGGCGGCGCGAATTCGCCAGACCTGTCCCGAACGTGGGCCGCATATAGAAGCCCCCTCGCCAGAGTCAAGTATTCAGGGATCGCCGAAGCCTGTTCGCGCGTTCTCTGGACGAAGGTTGCAAAACCCGTTCGATGGACGTTAGTTAACGGCGGGGAAGGTAAGAGGGCTTTGAAATGAAGCGCTTTTTGTGCGCTGCGATAGCAGCGGCATTCGCCTGCGCATCACCGGCTTCGGCCGATGTGGCGGCGGCGTTCGGCAATACGGTCGTGTCCCACTATCCGGACGGCGGGTGGGTCAAGCACTGGTTCAACCGCGACGGCAGCTATTCGGCCGAGTTCTCGGACGGGCGGCGGATCACGGCGACCTGGCGGGTCGAGGGCAACCGGGTCTGCCTGAACGGCATCCGGCCGTCCTTCATGATGATCTCGCGCTTCTGTTCGCCGATGATCGAGGCGGGCGTGGGCGAGCGCTGGGCGTCGCGGGATCCTCTGGGTCGCCGTGTCCAGAACGAGCTGATCTCGGGCCGCTAGACGGTCGGGCGTCACATCATTCAGATCCGGTTTCGGGCGTTTCGTCTTCGGCGGCGGTCATCTGGCGGCGAGTGCGGACGATCGAGTTGGCGACCTCCTGACGGGCGGCGCCGACGCTGGCCCGGGTCATCTCGGCGTCATAGAGGCCCTTGAGATAGGCCATGTCCCACTGGCTGAGCGCAGGGGTGTCGGTCGGGTTCTGGAAGATGTTCAGAATGGTCGAATAGCCCGAGGTGTCGGCGTCCGGATTGACCTGGGCGAGGGCGACGAAGGCGAGATAGTCGCCCAGCTGTTCCAGGCTGACCCCGCCGATCCTGTCGACGTCGACGATGATGAAGATTCGCTTCAGATCGTCCCCGGTGTTGGCCTGGAGGCGCGACGCGTTCTGGGTCAACTGCGGAGCGAAATCCATGGTCTCTGCGCACTGGTAGCGGCAGACGCCGGGCAGTCGCACCGCGATGGCGCCGCGATCGTCGACCGGAACGCTGACGTGCCACCAGCGCACCGGCTGGTCGTTGGTTTCGAAGGCCTCAAGGGCGTCGCCGCCGCGATCCATGCCGGCGCCGCCGACGCGGAACAGGCGCGGCCGCATGGCCACGAACTGCGGGGTGAAGGCGTTGGCGTCGGTCGTGGCCACGATCAGGACATTGGGTTCGCAGCCCGGTTCGCCGGCCTGAAGCCCGACCTCGCGCGTCACGTCGGAAATCCGGTCGACGATATAGCGGGCGGTGTCGGCCTGGAGATTGGCGACGCCGACGCAGATGCCGTTGCGCCAGCGGGCCAGGCCGCGGTTGGCGGCCGGCGCGCCGACCTCGCGCACGAACGACCGGGCGGTGTCCTCCAGCCGGGCGCCTTCGACCACGATGTCGCCGAGGTCCGTCGGGGCGTCCTGACCCACAGCGGCGGCCGAGATCTGCGGCGCAGGAACCGTGGCCTGGACGGCTGGGGCGTCCGCGGGCGACGAGAGCAGCAGGGCGGCGAGGAGCGAGGAGATCATTGTGTGGCGATCCTACTGCGGGGCGTCTTCGTCGGTGGCGGCGGTCAGGTCGTGGTGGACGCGGACGATGGAGGCGACGATCTCGCCCCGGGCGCTGGCCTCGTTGCGGCGGGTGCGCTGGGCGTCATAGAGGCCGGCCAGATAAGCCTTGTCCCAGTCGGTCAGGCCGGTCGTGTGCTCGGCGTCGTCGAACAGATTGAGCACCGTCGCATAGCCCGAGGTGTCGGCGTCGGGGTTGATCTGGGCCAGGGAGACCATGGCGACATAGTCGGCCAGCTGGGTCACCGAGACCTGGCTGATCTTGCTGACGTCGATGATCACGAAGGTCCGCTTCGAGACGTCGATGATCTGGGTCGACAGGCGCGACACGCCGCGCACTTCGATGGTCGGCGCATAGGTGAAGATGCTGCCGCCGCCGTCGCCGGGCAGGCGCACGGCGCGGTCGCCGGTGTCGGAATCGGTGGGCATGCTGACGTTCCACCAGCGCACGGGACGTTCGGCGGTCTTGAACCGGTTGAGCGCCGTATAGCCCAGATCGGTCCCGGCGCTTCCGATCGCGAACAGGCGCGGACGCATTGCCACGAACTCTTCGGCGAAGGCGTTGCCGTCGGCGGTGGCGACGATCAGGACGCTGGGGTGGCAGCCCGGCGCACCGGCTTTCAGGCCAAGGTCCTCGGCCACGGTCGATACGCGGTCGACGATATATTGCGCCGCCTCGGGCTGGAGGTTGGCCACGCCGACGCAGATGCCGTCCTTCCAGCGCGCGAGGCCGCGGCCGCGCGCCGGTTGCCCGACCTCGCGCACGAAGTCCTCGGTCATGTCCCGAAGCCGGCGCCCCTCGACGGTGATGTCGCCCAGATCGGTGGGCTGGTCCTGATCCACAGCCGTGACCTGCACAGGCGGCGGCGTCTGGCCCGGACCGGCGTCGGCCGGGGTCGAGAGCAGGAGGGCGGCGAGGAGGGAGGCGATCATCGGGGCGTTTCCCTACTGTGGTGCGGTCTGGTCCTGGGCGGCGGTCAGCTCGTCGTGGGCGTGGATTACCGAGGCGACGATCTCGGTCCGGGCGCTGTTGCGGTTCTGGCGGGTCCGCTCGGTGTCGTAGAGCCCCTTCAGATAGGCCAGGTCCCAGTTGGTCAGACCCTCGGTCTGCACCGGATCGTCGAACAGGTTCAGGATGGTGGCGAAGCCGGCGGTGTCTGCCTCGGGATTGATCTGGGCCAGGGACACCATGGCCAGGTAGTCCGCGAGCTGGGGCAGGGTGACGCCGCCGGTCTTGGACACGTCCACGATGATGAAGGCGCGCTTGGAATCGTCGACGATCTGGGTCGAGAGGCGCGAGGCGGCGCGGATTTCGGTGTTGGGGGCGTAGAGCATCGGGCTGTCGTTCCCGCCCGCGTCCTGGCCGCCGTTGAC
The genomic region above belongs to Brevundimonas goettingensis and contains:
- a CDS encoding GGDEF domain-containing protein → MASQVETALRGPEAFQLARRALAEMETAGVWPTPLNFELWLHYVGDPEGPLGREITRLLGNKDAFTEGTAEMLAAEYLPRGRLSEEIRDAGAVLNRELSSVSDAIAKARESQAAYGETLAEAGANIEQAAAPADLKQLVSGLTDATSRVQRENATLERRLETSTKEVARLREHLEQVRRDAMTDALTNLANRKAFDEELLRACDQAEADNSVVTLAVLDIDHFKRFNDTWGHQTGDQVLRYVASVIGRISKNPRVAARYGGEEFAIIFPGEGALQVEAALNAIREEIGSRALRRRSTNDELGAVTISAGLAQRRPGESGTLLLDRADEALYASKRGGRNMVTNGERLPAAA
- a CDS encoding DEAD/DEAH box helicase, translated to MTEFANLGLSPTTLQAVADTGYTTATPIQAQAIPVALAGRDVLGIAQTGTGKTAAFTLPLIDKLSKGRARARMPRALVLAPTRELADQVAMSFEKYAKGTKLSWVLLIGGVSMGDQVAALNKGVDVLIATPGRLLDLFERGKMLLTGVELMVVDEADRMLDMGFIPDIERIFKLTPPKRQTLFFSATMPPEITRLTQAFLKDPTRIEASRPAQTAETITQYLVRIPTSDPKAKRAALRELVGREDVRNGIVFCNRKSEVDVVAKSLKQHGFDAAPIHGDLDQSLRTKTLADFRSGALKILVASDVAARGLDIPDVSHVFNYDVSHHADDYVHRIGRTGRAGKLGQAFMIVTPADDKGLDKVLKLIKMAPEELKLDIDWSALGGRRDSKPSERSEGRSESRGSSHGRAPRGEKAAEIEVVETVAAPAVEAAPSVKADSDETPARRTRSRRGRGADKAAPVETAVEAVAPAARAEAEPSDARPAREPKLRQADRPGASKDRELPPAREGSGFGADIPAFLRRPVPVRA